From Mesorhizobium sp. Pch-S:
AGCAAGGCACCGGTGAGCCCGGCCAGCGCAGCCGAGATGCCGAACGCGAGCGCAAAGGCGATTGGCACATCGATGCCGAGAAGTGCCGCCGAATCCTGGTTCTGGCCGACTGCACGCAGGCTGCGGCCGCGATTGGTCATGACGGTGAAGCGCCACAAGGCGACCAGGATAAGCGGCGCCAGAACGATCAGGAGGGCTTCATGTGCCGAGATGGTGGTGCCCAGGATCTGTACCTCGCCAGGGATCAGGCGCGGCAGCTGCTTCAGTCGCGCGCCCCAGATCATCTGCGCGCCGCGTTCGAGAATGACCATCGCAGCGAGCGTGGTCATGGCGGTGATCAGCAGCATGTTGCGGTTGCTGTAGAACGGCCGAACAAGGAGGCGTTCGATGACGATGCCGATAAGTCCGGCGGCAAGCGTCCCCGACAGGATGCCGACGATCGGCCCCAAACCGAGCACTTCGCTGACGGTCCAGGCGATGAACGCCCCGACCATCATCAGTGCGCCATGGGAGAAGTTGAACACGCCCAGCGTGGTCCAGACGAGGCTGAGGCCACTCGACATCAAGGCATAGAGCGAGCCAAGCACGAGACCGGAGACGAGTGTTGCGAGAAG
This genomic window contains:
- a CDS encoding branched-chain amino acid ABC transporter permease, with product MEALLATLVSGLVLGSLYALMSSGLSLVWTTLGVFNFSHGALMMVGAFIAWTVSEVLGLGPIVGILSGTLAAGLIGIVIERLLVRPFYSNRNMLLITAMTTLAAMVILERGAQMIWGARLKQLPRLIPGEVQILGTTISAHEALLIVLAPLILVALWRFTVMTNRGRSLRAVGQNQDSAALLGIDVPIAFALAFGISAALAGLTGALLGSIRFITPTMGSEPLTKAMIVVIFGGLGNLGATAGAAYLIGFIEAFLILGLGLYWTPFVLFLLMILVLLFRPNGVFGGK